Proteins co-encoded in one Chitinophagales bacterium genomic window:
- a CDS encoding FAD-binding protein: MTTQEQKRRAFIKTMLLAGASIYLPSCKPKTPSTTPNTEIPPNTSNPPIEEKPDTIEEQVEQIDELFKSENVVFFRMEDAEYSDLNVGFNLRVPKQPKIIALCKNEEGIAESVKYAKQYKLQVCVKSGGHSFEGFSSNDGGMCINLSLLKEVEWLDDNTVKLGCGLTLKEIYDALLPKGKIIPAGSCAGVGIGGLALGGGYGLFGRKFGLTCDSMKALTLIDGNGKIHKAKNEDELLWACRGGGNGNFGVVANMTFKAHEAPKTFTRHLFKAYKLDVTRAKSLLQKWFEMTAQLPNSCFGAYVLNGKTLTVLITDAENRIAEIKPLLDTFSTSMDKTTIGEVETDLPKSLKRYYGIQTPLYFKNACAGLYKGFADIEGCIEAVIQKVHENPGLIYQVNTLGGEIANPDFEAVSAYPHRSYPYLSELQAYYEKDTQGQKLVTAFQEIQTIFTNHGISAHYRNYPDIHFENWETAYYGKNYPRLQQIKRKYDGENVIWHEQSVKV; encoded by the coding sequence ATGACTACACAAGAACAAAAAAGAAGGGCTTTTATCAAAACCATGTTACTCGCAGGCGCAAGCATTTACCTGCCTTCCTGCAAACCCAAAACGCCTTCAACTACTCCTAATACAGAGATTCCACCAAATACGTCAAACCCACCGATTGAAGAAAAACCCGATACGATTGAAGAACAAGTTGAGCAAATTGACGAGCTCTTCAAAAGCGAAAATGTGGTATTTTTCAGAATGGAAGATGCTGAATATTCAGACCTTAATGTGGGCTTCAATTTGCGAGTCCCCAAACAGCCAAAAATCATTGCGCTTTGTAAAAATGAGGAAGGTATTGCAGAATCGGTGAAATATGCCAAGCAGTACAAATTACAGGTGTGTGTGAAAAGCGGAGGGCATAGTTTTGAAGGTTTTTCGAGCAACGATGGTGGAATGTGCATCAACCTGTCTTTATTGAAGGAAGTGGAATGGCTGGACGATAATACGGTCAAACTCGGTTGTGGCCTCACGCTCAAGGAGATTTACGATGCGCTTTTACCGAAAGGAAAAATCATTCCTGCGGGTTCGTGTGCAGGAGTAGGTATTGGCGGCTTGGCATTGGGTGGCGGCTACGGTTTATTTGGACGAAAATTTGGCTTGACCTGCGACAGCATGAAAGCATTGACTTTGATAGATGGAAATGGAAAAATCCACAAAGCTAAAAATGAAGATGAACTTCTTTGGGCGTGTAGAGGCGGTGGAAACGGCAATTTTGGAGTGGTCGCCAACATGACCTTCAAAGCCCACGAAGCCCCTAAAACCTTCACCCGACACCTTTTCAAAGCCTACAAATTGGATGTGACCCGTGCCAAATCTTTGTTGCAAAAATGGTTTGAAATGACCGCACAATTGCCCAATTCTTGTTTTGGAGCGTATGTCTTGAATGGCAAAACATTGACCGTTTTGATTACGGATGCCGAAAACCGCATTGCAGAAATCAAGCCTTTACTGGATACGTTTTCTACTTCAATGGACAAAACGACGATTGGCGAAGTCGAAACGGATTTGCCGAAATCCCTCAAAAGATACTACGGTATTCAAACACCGCTTTACTTCAAAAATGCCTGTGCGGGCTTGTACAAGGGCTTTGCAGATATTGAAGGTTGTATTGAAGCGGTAATCCAAAAAGTACACGAAAATCCAGGTTTAATTTACCAAGTCAACACTTTGGGAGGTGAAATTGCCAATCCCGATTTTGAAGCTGTTTCTGCTTATCCGCATCGCTCCTACCCTTACCTATCAGAACTGCAAGCCTACTACGAAAAAGACACACAGGGTCAAAAACTGGTGACTGCTTTCCAAGAAATTCAAACGATTTTCACCAATCACGGTATTTCAGCCCACTACCGCAACTATCCCGATATTCATTTTGAGAACTGGGAAACAGCGTATTACGGAAAGAATTACCCTCGATTGCAACAAATAAAACGAAAGTACGATGGAGAGAATGTGATTTGGCATGAGCAGAGTGTGAAGGTTTGA
- a CDS encoding DUF2064 domain-containing protein, with amino-acid sequence MKDNCLKTAILLFTRTPYNAESTKNLALNVRHKEGDILVKILGQHFLQTAEATGMPVYRIETTNLKGVNFGSKLLYGFDKLFEMNYEQVIVIGNDYLHISTEMLVSAQNLLSTKDVIIGPTFDGGSYLFGCSKDAYLRTNLLELRWGTNHLFEDMVMNAAIDDLKVGFLPTEIVMDTPSDFQLCLQKYPPFESMAAQIEDTLDAFESSVLQYELSETIDSRIFYTPPYVLDSLDEGEVFCFCLN; translated from the coding sequence ATGAAAGACAATTGTTTAAAAACTGCGATACTTTTATTCACCCGAACACCTTACAATGCTGAATCCACTAAAAATTTAGCATTGAATGTACGGCATAAGGAGGGCGATATATTGGTAAAAATATTGGGACAACATTTTCTGCAAACTGCGGAAGCGACAGGAATGCCTGTTTATAGAATAGAAACAACCAATCTCAAAGGGGTTAATTTTGGCAGCAAACTCCTGTATGGTTTTGATAAACTCTTTGAAATGAATTATGAGCAAGTCATTGTGATAGGCAATGACTATTTACATATTTCTACGGAAATGCTTGTGTCTGCTCAAAACTTATTGAGTACCAAAGACGTAATTATAGGGCCAACATTTGATGGGGGGAGTTACTTGTTTGGGTGTTCAAAAGATGCCTATCTGCGCACCAATTTATTGGAACTTAGATGGGGAACGAATCACCTATTTGAAGATATGGTGATGAATGCGGCAATTGACGATTTGAAAGTGGGGTTTTTACCCACCGAAATTGTTATGGATACACCCAGCGATTTTCAACTTTGCCTTCAAAAATATCCTCCCTTTGAAAGTATGGCTGCACAGATTGAAGATACCCTTGATGCTTTTGAGTCATCTGTTCTACAATATGAGTTGTCCGAAACCATAGACAGCCGTATTTTTTATACACCACCTTATGTATTGGATTCATTGGATGAAGGTGAAGTGTTCTGTTTTTGTTTGAATTAA